From the Roseibium sp. HPY-6 genome, one window contains:
- a CDS encoding TRAP transporter large permease, which translates to MSFQFLLCLATLFLLAGIGAPIAYAILVSSLVYLFAAGQDIGLAGKVLMDGLYSSFVLLAVPLFIVAANIMNAGTISDRLLQFCIALVGRFRGGLGHVNIVASLIFSGMSGSAVADAAGIGKIIIEMMTKSGHYTRGYAAAITAASATIGPIIPPSIPMVLYALVSNTSIGYLFLGGIVPGLLMGAVLMALNIWLSHRRGFALEPAVPLVELPRLTVNAFPALLMPAILLYGIYGGVTTPTEAAAVAAFYALLLAGLFYRALSLRKLYEILVESARSSAAVGIVIGGALILNYVVASENIPTLLAAQLVGLDIHPLMFLVMVNILLLLLGCVLDATTIILVIIPLFIPTCRELGIDLVHFGVVAVVNCMIGLITPPYGILLFVINAVTRIPLNEIIREIWPFLAVLLAALSALILFPGLVLWLPRTFGYAG; encoded by the coding sequence ATGAGTTTTCAGTTTCTGCTGTGCCTTGCGACGCTGTTTCTGCTGGCAGGCATCGGCGCACCGATCGCCTATGCCATTCTGGTGTCCTCGCTTGTCTATCTGTTTGCGGCAGGACAGGACATTGGTCTTGCCGGAAAAGTGCTCATGGACGGGCTTTATTCCAGCTTTGTCTTGCTGGCTGTTCCCTTGTTCATCGTCGCCGCGAACATCATGAATGCAGGGACGATCAGCGATCGGCTTCTGCAGTTTTGTATCGCCCTTGTCGGCCGCTTCCGCGGCGGGCTCGGCCACGTCAACATCGTTGCATCTCTTATCTTTTCCGGAATGTCGGGATCCGCCGTGGCTGATGCGGCGGGGATTGGCAAGATCATTATCGAGATGATGACCAAAAGCGGTCATTACACCCGAGGCTATGCCGCAGCGATTACCGCTGCTTCCGCCACCATCGGACCCATTATTCCCCCTTCGATCCCGATGGTGCTCTACGCGCTCGTTTCCAACACCTCGATCGGCTATCTGTTTCTTGGAGGCATTGTTCCGGGCCTCCTGATGGGCGCTGTTCTCATGGCGCTCAATATCTGGCTCTCGCATCGCAGAGGTTTCGCGCTGGAACCTGCGGTGCCCCTTGTCGAGCTGCCGCGGCTGACGGTCAACGCGTTCCCTGCCCTGCTGATGCCCGCGATCCTCCTCTATGGCATATACGGCGGGGTCACGACGCCGACCGAAGCGGCCGCGGTTGCCGCTTTTTACGCGCTTCTCCTCGCAGGGCTGTTCTATCGAGCCCTGTCGCTGCGAAAGCTCTACGAGATCCTGGTGGAGAGTGCACGTTCCTCCGCGGCGGTGGGCATCGTGATCGGTGGCGCGCTGATCCTGAACTATGTCGTTGCTTCTGAGAACATTCCGACACTCCTGGCGGCGCAGCTGGTGGGTTTGGACATCCACCCGCTGATGTTCCTGGTCATGGTCAACATCCTGCTTCTGCTTCTGGGATGCGTCCTGGATGCGACGACGATCATCCTCGTGATCATTCCGCTGTTCATACCGACATGCCGTGAGCTCGGCATCGACCTGGTTCATTTCGGTGTGGTGGCGGTCGTCAACTGCATGATCGGATTGATCACACCGCCCTATGGGATCCTGTTGTTCGTCATCAACGCGGTGACCCGCATCCCGCTCAACGAAATCATCCGGGAAATCTGGCCATTCCTGGCAGTTTTGCTGGCGGCGCTCTCCGCGCTGATCCTGTTTCCGGGACTTGTGCTTTGGCTACCGCGAACATTTGGGTATGCGGGCTGA
- the dctP gene encoding TRAP transporter substrate-binding protein DctP, which produces MKSSFLLNGLAALTALALTASAVADDKVTLRMSTPASETDQRSVALAEVFAPEVAEFATYEPHYNASLIKQNSELEAIASGDLEMSIASAQELAQYFPEFSIFATGYVHQDADHQVRVFNDPLMDPFKQKVEDELGIKLLAVMYLGRRHVNLRQSKDELTVMTPADLAGVNLRMPGTDAWQFLGKALGANPTPMAFTEVYTALQTGSVDGQDNPLPTVVDAKFFEVTNQIALTSHLVDLNYVAFSKAVWDGLTPEQQAKVQAAAEAAADSGRNAQLQKEAELVSFLEEKGLAIYEPDLKAFRDHVQSQYVGSEFAASWPDGVLEQINALGK; this is translated from the coding sequence ATGAAATCGTCTTTTCTACTAAATGGCTTAGCTGCATTGACGGCTTTGGCATTGACTGCATCCGCGGTTGCTGACGACAAGGTTACGCTGCGCATGTCGACGCCGGCATCGGAAACCGACCAGCGTTCCGTGGCCCTGGCTGAAGTCTTCGCACCGGAAGTCGCAGAGTTTGCGACATACGAACCGCACTACAACGCGTCGCTGATCAAGCAGAACTCGGAGCTTGAAGCCATCGCTTCAGGTGATCTGGAAATGTCGATCGCGTCCGCCCAGGAGCTCGCACAGTACTTCCCCGAATTCTCGATTTTCGCGACCGGCTATGTGCATCAGGATGCCGACCATCAGGTGCGAGTCTTCAACGATCCGCTGATGGACCCGTTCAAGCAGAAGGTGGAAGACGAACTGGGCATCAAGCTGCTCGCCGTCATGTATCTGGGCCGCCGTCACGTCAACCTGCGGCAGAGCAAGGATGAGCTGACGGTCATGACGCCGGCTGACCTGGCGGGTGTGAACCTGCGCATGCCGGGCACGGATGCCTGGCAGTTCCTGGGTAAGGCTTTGGGCGCAAACCCGACTCCCATGGCCTTCACAGAGGTTTATACCGCCTTGCAAACCGGTTCCGTCGACGGACAGGACAACCCGCTTCCAACCGTGGTGGATGCCAAGTTTTTCGAAGTCACCAACCAGATTGCGCTGACGTCGCATCTGGTGGACCTGAACTATGTGGCCTTCTCAAAGGCCGTCTGGGATGGTCTCACCCCTGAACAGCAGGCGAAAGTTCAGGCTGCTGCAGAAGCTGCCGCTGATAGTGGCCGCAATGCCCAGCTGCAAAAAGAAGCCGAGCTGGTATCGTTCCTGGAAGAAAAGGGTCTTGCGATCTATGAGCCGGATCTGAAAGCCTTCCGAGACCACGTGCAGTCTCAATACGTCGGTTCGGAATTCGCGGCGTCCTGGCCCGACGGCGTTCTGGAACAGATCAACGCACTCGGCAAATGA
- a CDS encoding TRAP transporter small permease subunit has translation MKQFVNGLKHTAQAVAAAMMAVMFLTFVLQIFIRYSARLEWLPDYLPFLEPTRFGWTLELCLVLWLWLVFWGNAFVVRESDHVRFDILYSRVSRQTRRLFVIVFGLCIAIGLAVSIEPTWAKFYILRLKKTATLSSLFGDWIRMRDLYVVYMLFLAAVSARYFWLVWQAFRHGVPETPDPDGERQSE, from the coding sequence ATGAAGCAGTTTGTAAACGGTCTCAAACATACGGCCCAGGCCGTCGCGGCTGCCATGATGGCGGTCATGTTCCTGACTTTCGTCCTACAGATTTTCATCCGTTATTCGGCGCGCCTGGAATGGCTTCCTGACTATCTTCCGTTTTTGGAACCGACACGCTTCGGCTGGACCCTGGAACTTTGCCTGGTCTTATGGCTTTGGCTGGTTTTCTGGGGCAATGCCTTTGTGGTCCGCGAAAGCGACCATGTGCGCTTCGATATCCTCTACAGCCGGGTGAGCCGGCAGACACGTCGGCTCTTCGTGATTGTCTTCGGTTTGTGCATTGCCATTGGCCTTGCTGTTTCGATCGAGCCCACCTGGGCCAAGTTCTACATCTTAAGGCTCAAGAAGACTGCGACGCTGTCCTCACTGTTCGGCGATTGGATCAGGATGCGCGACCTTTATGTGGTCTACATGCTGTTTCTTGCCGCTGTTTCGGCGCGTTACTTCTGGCTTGTCTGGCAAGCCTTCCGCCATGGCGTACCGGAAACCCCCGACCCGGATGGCGAAAGGCAGAGCGAATGA
- a CDS encoding murein L,D-transpeptidase catalytic domain-containing protein — protein MAIALVFTAPGAMAQQSTKIPAWLQKHVGTKDGQIAPIVLQRARAHYERKRRQGKVRNPCYLAMDATRPSTSRSGKPGRRFYVICEQRKLFRAISSGYGNGRKLQRANFSNGRQCARNFSNAEGSKLTAGGSYVTAETRTSFKGYYRQSGKRKPFHRTFLLFDGEGDTSNARERAIGGHQAVYLKWQCRFKNPKSPHADKDGYVPYGKLVNYTGGRSNGCTTWSPSASRDILSLVKGNPTTLYIYPEGRDINAVAKAVKSGKSLSKAGLYWNATCLKSIGAPKFWPKRQLQPIINEWRRSLPKQKPLVLPICK, from the coding sequence ATTGCGATCGCCCTCGTATTTACAGCACCGGGAGCGATGGCGCAGCAAAGCACCAAAATTCCCGCCTGGCTGCAAAAACATGTCGGAACCAAAGATGGACAAATTGCACCCATCGTTCTGCAGCGCGCGCGAGCGCATTACGAACGCAAACGGCGTCAGGGCAAAGTCAGAAATCCTTGTTATCTTGCCATGGACGCAACGCGTCCGAGCACGTCCCGCAGCGGCAAGCCGGGGCGCCGGTTTTACGTCATCTGTGAGCAAAGAAAGCTGTTCCGGGCGATTTCATCGGGCTATGGCAACGGACGAAAACTTCAGCGCGCGAACTTTTCCAACGGACGCCAGTGCGCCAGGAATTTCAGTAACGCAGAAGGCTCGAAACTGACCGCAGGCGGATCCTACGTGACGGCCGAAACAAGAACGTCCTTCAAAGGCTATTATCGCCAGTCCGGCAAAAGGAAGCCTTTTCATCGCACGTTCCTGCTGTTTGACGGGGAGGGCGATACGTCCAATGCCAGAGAGCGCGCGATCGGCGGACACCAGGCGGTTTATCTGAAGTGGCAGTGCCGCTTCAAAAATCCCAAAAGCCCTCATGCCGACAAGGATGGCTATGTTCCTTACGGCAAGCTGGTGAACTACACAGGTGGGCGCAGCAACGGATGTACAACCTGGTCGCCTTCAGCTTCTCGGGACATCCTGTCGCTGGTGAAAGGCAACCCGACAACGCTTTATATTTATCCCGAAGGACGTGACATCAATGCGGTTGCGAAGGCAGTCAAGAGCGGAAAGTCGCTCTCCAAAGCCGGGCTCTACTGGAACGCCACCTGTTTGAAGTCGATTGGTGCTCCGAAGTTCTGGCCGAAAAGACAATTACAGCCAATCATCAACGAATGGCGCCGTTCCCTGCCAAAACAGAAGCCGCTGGTGTTGCCGATCTGCAAATAG
- a CDS encoding VPLPA-CTERM sorting domain-containing protein, with translation MKIVKLYLIAALASFLSITVSSAAPVDFSFSFSNDFFDVSGVIYGLEDDTIDQAAQSVIVESNTRGFGLGDYVNDAAALVIDNRFSVSGGEIIFADFASALLPDSLLVFSTVDDTAFLMGLPGAVDGSPEFNKLPTPVPLPYSFPLLAAGMFGLACLKRRRSFK, from the coding sequence ATGAAAATCGTAAAGCTTTACCTGATCGCCGCGCTCGCGAGCTTTCTTTCCATCACCGTGTCGTCGGCCGCACCTGTCGACTTCTCGTTTTCATTTTCGAATGATTTTTTTGATGTATCCGGCGTGATCTACGGGTTGGAAGACGACACCATTGACCAGGCCGCCCAAAGCGTCATTGTTGAGAGCAATACCCGCGGCTTCGGGCTCGGCGACTATGTGAACGACGCGGCCGCATTAGTAATCGACAATCGTTTCAGTGTTTCTGGCGGCGAGATTATTTTTGCCGACTTTGCATCGGCTCTGTTGCCGGACTCATTGCTTGTGTTTTCGACAGTTGACGACACAGCATTTCTTATGGGGTTGCCTGGGGCCGTCGACGGTTCCCCGGAGTTCAACAAGCTGCCGACACCGGTCCCGTTGCCTTACTCATTTCCGCTTCTTGCGGCAGGAATGTTTGGCCTGGCCTGTTTGAAGCGTCGCCGCAGTTTCAAGTGA